From the genome of Watersipora subatra chromosome 9, tzWatSuba1.1, whole genome shotgun sequence:
AATATGAGATAAATATTAAAACACGTTAATACAACATACTACAATATTATTTTGATATTCTTTGGTCAGTTGACTTACCTAAAACCTCGAAGAATTCGTTTAACTCCACATCTGCTTTGCTCTGTCTCATAACAGCTGTTACGGTAGCCTTCATACATCCACCTATTAGGACCTGCCACACAGTTGGCTGAGACATCATCAGACAATGGTTGACATCGCTTGGGCTTTGATGTCGATACGCATTGATTTATGCATTCTTCTTCAGTTCTAAAAATTGATCAACTAAGCTATGGAGCaaaatgtaaataattgtaAATGAATATTAGCTGTTCAAAGTGAAACAAGTTTTCATAAGAACTTTTGAAAGTTGATATGCCTTGAATAAcgttttttggaaaaaaacTTGAGAAGTAATTGGCATACCTTAAAACTGTTAATCACATTTTTATTCAGCAtaaagttttcttttttataatatataaaatagccAGTTTTACTAGCATCTTCTGTTCCATAAATATGGGAAAAATAGTCTGGAGAAATAACTTCTAAGTTGCTTTAATGACTGTGAACAAAAGTTAGTCTTACAGAACTATGTGATCACTCGTGCTAGCGGTGTTCATCAAAGTAAGCACTAAAACCTTGTAAATATAGTAGCTTTATTGTTTTGCcctaaaaatgaaatgttttcATCAAGGCATCACAAGGAGTTATAAGTAGATTTGCAGAAGCTGTGTATTGATGctcttttgcatttttaaaacttggaGTGGGAaggtttttttcaaattttcacaACAAAGCATTGATTTCGGCAATTTTTAAGCTATgtataaaaacactttttttagaCCTAATACTTACTAAGAAAGCTCAGAAACTAAAAAAGGCTGTAAACAACGATAGTTGGGTTAGGGTAACTTGCTAGTTAGATTGAGTGATTGGAAGCTTTACTAAAACCCTGTGAatagtttaataaaaaacttattgAGATTATAACAATATTCACGTTGATTGAGCTACTCCTTTCAAAACAATAAGAAAAATTAAACCTGCTGTTTAGTCCAGCAATTTTGTCTTTGTTTTTGATTACcaatattcaaaaaataaaaaaaaacactgaCTTTGGTAATGTagaatttataattatttttgtctATCAAATAATTCTGTAGGAAACTAAGCTAAAGAATTATTTAGCCACTGCTGGTGATTGAAATGCAACAAACAAAGGAACAGCGTAATGTGAAAAAACTAATGAGAGAGGCTTGCTAATTTTGAAAGGTTAATTCACAACCAAGGCAAGATTTTTAGCGTTGCACATTTGAGAGTCTCGTCGCCGCAACACAGGAATTATTGCGATTGTTTACTTGACAGCAAGCCACTAATTCAGTAGTATAGTTATTgtagtaaatgttattattaataagtGAATCAAGAAAAATTTCTTCATACGATAGAAGTGAATTGAGGagcattaaaaaaaattctagcAATTTGTTTAACCATATTTTTTGATAGCTATGGTGTTTTTGCAGTCAAAGTTCATTTGCCTTCATCTTTTTGCGAGAGATAAGATATTGTTGGTCGACTTTTGTTGGTTGGTCTGCTTTTGGACTACAACTCAAGATGTAGAATATGTTGAACAACATATTGTCTTCGCGAGCGTATTTGACGTTTCAGTAGTGAAGGAGCAAATAAGTGTGACAAAGTTTTTTGTGACATTAGGGAAGAAGTAATGGGCACCATTGAACGCTTGCAGACATTATACGGTAAGATTCTTCTTAGCAAATGGAGTGTCTAAAAATGAATCACAATTTTCAAAGTGACCTAACTAGTGTTAAAAATGCCACTGGATCTAGAAAACTAATGACCAGCCAAATGAGAAAATTTTGGAATTATGCGTTCCAAAATCTACGGAGACTGAACAATAATACACATATAGACATAGTAGCTCGTCAAGTGGATCAGTTTacacaatttaataaaaacacaatAGGAAACATATCTCAGCAACGTTTGTTCCAGGCTGCTCATGTATGGTCAAAAGCATAGAAAAGTAACAGTCTGCCAGGATTTGCAACAAAAGCAAGCGTTTGATTCTAATCCTATTGACTTATTAATCACACATGAAAAATTAAAGTTGAATCGATATGAGATTGAAACAAGAGTTCAGTCATCTCAATAAAAGCCACATTACTCTCCTTCCTACAAAAAACCTGAATTGTGTCGCACTTGTCAAGACTTTGCCAGTaacttttctttgttttaattGACTGCTGTTTCGAAATTACATATCAGAAGGTACCACTGCCATGACAAAGGTACACATAGAGATTTCAAAAGTTCAACAAAGAGTAAACAATATCATACAAACTTGTGCCGTGTGCATCAATACACCTTCCATGTCCACAAAAGCAGAAATTCAAAGTAGTAGCTAGCAAAAATGATGTTAGTTGTAGACAATTTTCTATGTTTTGCGATTTATTTCCTCAGGGCTTTCACTTATTACTGAAAACCAAGTCTAGTCTAAAAAGAGTGCTTTTCATTGTGAATAGTCCGACTAAAATGAACAATTGGCTCAACACACTCAGATCACGCGGTTTTACATGCTGCCGGAAGAAGTGGCAGAGATGCAAATGTGAGCCAAATGTTTAGAAGAGTATAGCTGAAAATTGTGTGACCTTTGGCATTAATTACCGTAATAAAGCAACAGATATAACCAAGGAGGTAGAAAGCTTGTGAATACCTTTCATACAAGGAATTGATGAACCTATCATATAAGTGGCAAACATTGTTTAAATGTAATGAGACTTTCAGTCTCCAGCAGCGCACAATTTCTAGTTGAGCATAACATACTCT
Proteins encoded in this window:
- the LOC137404517 gene encoding boophilin-H2-like produces the protein MASLTRWGSQDGKCVSFTFGGCGANENNFGTEEECINQCVSTSKPKRCQPLSDDVSANCVAGPNRWMYEGYRNSCYETEQSRCGVKRILRGFRTLRACEKNCKN